A region of Cucumis melo cultivar AY chromosome 2, USDA_Cmelo_AY_1.0, whole genome shotgun sequence DNA encodes the following proteins:
- the LOC103494067 gene encoding uncharacterized protein LOC103494067 isoform X1 yields MEESEREIRIKTLTGESMTVSVSGNSTIDDLKLLLRRNFPSATISPNFHLFFKGTKLKPQSQISACCIDHGEFLVLIPFNKKESSKSRLRDQYELEFSVSSGTSISQFADSAWSDMVQDLSYLHGCSVEGREETVSESERASSEVGEVDAELEACCSTSSLSSKAKGKLGFGNDGLNGSLDDVLRNFSLSPTEGFLNEQTCESFIKFLESVDCLTDPRNGNCMLAKQANSRSGNKRAPNSTRGSSCLCPTWLKKIMKAFSFLNVFSMFLQLQEEIMTVSRLEQAMDQLQKRRIMFCMEDIHNLSRLCPKAVHFASGIMEDTRVHKLIIIIYLTEKNGRPKKDIDNTVSMDVTPLKRRERSFKFYLWEAIKCHMLKHGSGREMCVPFSLEALITSNETDVDGSETKRAKKSDTASSSSQSERIRCHDTSKLLPENMVEHLKKSVGPEGQIVHVNDILARKANYVEIPKELSNSVVSALKCIGVAKLYSHQARSIEASLSGKHVAVATMTSSGKSLCYNLPVLEAMSQDVSSCALYLFPTKALAQDQLRSLLVMMKGFIHNLNIGVYDGDTSQADRILLRDNARLLITNPDMLHVSILPHHRQFSRILSNLRFIVIDEAHTYKGAFGCHTALILRRLRRICSHVYGSDPSFIFCTATSANPREHCMELGNLSSLELIDNDGSPSARKLFLLWNPVMALKSYQRGIDSPQSTKKNISFKNPSPIMDIARLFAEMVQHGLRCIAFCKTRKLCELVLCYTREILKESAPHLVQSVCAYRAGYTAEDRRRIESDFFGGNLCGVAATNALELGIDVGHIDATLHLGFPGSIASLWQQAGRAGRREKTSLSVYVAFEGPLDQYFMKHPEKLFGSPIECCHIDAENQQVLEQHLLCAAYEHPVCVAYDQSFFGPGLNNALMSLKNRGDLIPEPSCGSSKSIWNYIGQEKMPSRSVSIRAIEAERYKVVDQRRNEVLEEIEESKAFFQVYEGAVYMHQGRTYLVKSLNLSTMLAFCEEADLKYYTKTRDYTDIHVIGGNLAYPKRAPNIPPPKTTAQANDCRVTTTWFGFYRIQKGSNQILDSVDLSLPKYSYNSQAVWIPVPQSIKEEVKRKNFDFRAGLHAASHALLNVVPLRIICNMSDLAPECANPHDTRYFPERILLYDQHPGGTGMSLQIQPVFIELLNAAFELLTSCRCLGETGCPNCVQSLACHEYNEVLHKDAASLIIKGVLDAEKAYCR; encoded by the exons ATGGAGGAGAGTGAGAGGGAAATTAGAATCAAAACCTTAACCGGAGAATCCATGACTGTTTCCGTCTCCGGCAACAGCACAATCGATGACCTCAAACTTCTACTCAGGCGGAATTTCCCCTCCGCAACCATTTCCCCCAATTTCCACCTATTTTTCAAG GGTACTAAATTGAAACCACAGAGTCAAATTAGTGCGTGTTGCATTGACCATGGCGAATTTCTAGTTCTCATTCCGTTTAATAAAAAGGAGTCTTCCAAGTCTCGGCTACGTGATCAATATGAACTAGAGTTCAGTGTTTCGAGCGGAACCTCAATTTCTCAATTCGCTGATTCTGCATGGTCCGATATGGTGCAGGATTTATCGTATTTACATGGCTGTTCTGTTGAAGGGAGGGAGGAAACTGTCTCTGAGAGTGAGAGAGCGAGTTCTGAAGTCGGAGAGGTGGATGCTGAACTGGAAGCGTGTTGTAGTACTAGTTCTTTGAGTTCAAAAGCCAAAGGAAAACTGGGTTTTGGTAATGATGGGTTGAATGGGAGTTTAGATGACGTTTTGAGGAACTTTTCGTTGTCTCCTACTGAGGGGTTTCTAAATGAACAAACCTGTGAAAGCTTTATTAAGTTTTTGGAATCGGTGGATTGTTTAACAGACCCACGTAATGGGAATTGTATGTTGGCAAAACAAGCTAATTCACGAAGTGGTAACAAAAGAGCTCCAAATAGCACACGTGGTTCTTCATGTCTATGTCCAACATGGTTGAAGAAGATAATGAAGGCATTTTCTTTCTTGAATGTTTTTTCTATGTTTCTTCAACTACAAGAGGAAATTATGACTGTAAGTCGATTGGAGCAAGCAATGGACCAGCTGCAGAAACGTAGAATTATGTTTTGTATGGAGGACATACATAACCTCTCTCGTCTGTGTCCCAAG GCAGTACATTTTGCAAGTGGCATAATGGAAGATACTCGTGTTCATAAgcttatcattattatttatttgaccGAAAAAAATGGTCGACCAAAAAAGGACATTGACAATACTG TGTCAATGGATGTCACTCCACTGAAGAGACGGGAAAGATCctttaaattttatctttggGAGGCAATTAAGTGCCATATG CTTAAACATGGAAGCGGAAGAGAGATGTGTGTGCCTTTTTCTTTGGAAGCTTTAATCACATCAAATGAGACAGATGTGGATGGAAGTGAAACAAAGCGAGCAAAGAAAAGTGATACGGCTTCTTCAAGTTCTCAATCAGAACGAATACGATGTCAT GATACTTCAAAACTCTTGCCTGAGAATATGGTTGAACATCTTAAAAAGAGTGTTGGACCTGAGGGCCAG ATAGTGCACGTCAATGATATCTTGGCTAGGAAAGCTAATTATGTGGAAATTCCGAAGGAACTTTCAAATAGTGTTGTATCGGCACTCAAATGTATTGGAGTAGCAAAATTGTATAGCCATCAG GCGCGGTCAATAGAAGCCTCCCTATCTGGAAAGCATGTTGCTGTTGCTACAATGACGTCGAGTGGGAAATCTCTTTGCTATAACTTGCCAGTTCTTGAAGCAATGTCTCAAGATGTCTCATCGTGTGCTCTTTACTTATTTCCTACTAAG GCCTTAGCTCAAGATCAACTCCGAAGCTTGCTCGTCATGATGAAAGGATTTATTCATAACCTTAACATTGGCGTTTATGATGGGGATACATCGCAGGCTGACAGGATATTGTTGCGTGATAATGCTAGGCTG TTAATAACAAATCCAGATATGCTACATGTATCAATCCTGCCACACCACAGACAATTTAGTAGAATATTATCAAATCTTCG GTTTATAGTCATTGATGAGGCTCATACTTATAAGGGAGCATTTGGATGTCATACTGCATTAATACTACGGAGACTTCGCCGAATATGCTCTCATG TGTATGGAAGTGATCCTTCCTTTATATTCTGCACAGCGACCTCTGCAAATCCCCGCGAACATTGTATG GAACTTGGAAATCTGTCAAGCTTAGAGCTGATTGACAACGATGGAAGTCCTTCTGCCAGAAAACTTTTCCTCCTCTGGAATCCTGTTATG GCCTTGAAAAGTTATCAGAGAGGTATTGATTCTCCTCAAAGTACAAAAAAGAACATTTCATTCAAAAATCCAAG CCCAATTATGGACATTGCAAGGCTCTTTGCCGAAATGGTTCAGCATGGACTTCGCTGCATTGCTTTTTGTAAAACTCGCAAACTTTGTGAGCTTGTTTTATGCTACAC GCGTGAAATTCTTAAGGAGAGTGCACCTCATCTGGTTCAGTCTGTGTGTGCTTATCGTGCTGGATATACTGCTGAG GATAGGAGGAGAATTGAGAGTGACTTTTTTGGGGGAAACCTTTGTGGTGTTGCTGCTACAAATGCCCTTGAATTGGGTATTGATGTAGGCCATATTGATGCGACTCTGCATCTGGGTTTTCCCGGCAGTATTGCTAG CTTGTGGCAGCAAGCAGGCAGGGCAGGAAGGAGAGAAAAAACCTCTCTTTCTGTGTATGTGGCATTTGAAGGGCCTCTTGATCAATATTTCATGAAACACCCTGAAAAACTTTTTGGGAGCCCAATTGAGTGCTGCCATATTGATGCTGAAAACCAACAG GTTCTTGAACAGCATTTGTTATGTGCTGCATATGAACATCCAGTATGTGTGGCTTATGATCAGAGTTTTTTTGGTCCTGGCTTAAACAATGCCCTAATGTCTCTGAAAAATAGAGGCGATTTGATTCCTGAGCCATcatgtggctcatccaaaagtATATGGAACTATATTGGGCAAGAg aAAATGCCTTCCCGCTCAGTTAGTATCCGAGCCATTGAAGCAGAGAGATACAAAGTTGTAGACCAGCGTCGAAATGAAGTTCTCGAAGAGATTGAGGAAAGCAAGGCTTTCTTTCAG GTTTATGAAGGTGCTGTTTATATGCATCAAGGGAGAACTTATCTTGTCAAAAGCTTGAATTTGTCGACTATGCTTGCTTTCTGTGAAGAAGCTGATCTAAAATATTACACAAAAACACGCGATTACACTGACATTCATGTTATTGGTGGTAATTTG GCCTATCCTAAGAGGGCTCCAAATATTCCACCCCCAAAGACAACTGCACAAGCAAATGACTGCAGAGTTACCACCACTTGGTTTGGTTTCTATCGAATACAAAAAGGAAGCAATCAAATTCTTGACTCTGTGGATCTCTCACTTCCAAAATATTCATATAACTCTCAG GCAGTCTGGATTCCAGTGCCACAATCAATAAAAGAAGAGGTGAAAAGGAAAAACTTTGACTTTCGTGCAGGCTTGCATGCTGCTTCACATGCCCTTCTGAATGTCGTGCCATT ACGCATAATATGCAACATGTCAGACTTGGCTCCTGAATGTGCAAATCCTCATGATACTCGCTATTTTCCAGAAAGAATTCTATTGTATGATCAACATCCTGGAGGAACTGGTATGTCTCTGCAG ATCCAACCCGTTTTCATAGAGCTGTTGAATGCTGCTTTTGAACTTCTCACCTCTTGCCGCTGCTTAGGAGAGACAGGCTGCCCTAATTGTGTCCAA AGTCTGGCCTGTCACGAATACAATGAGGTTTTACACAAGGATGCAGCCAGTTTAATCATCAAG GGTGTTCTGGATGCAGAGAAAGCATATTGCAG GTAA
- the LOC103494067 gene encoding uncharacterized protein LOC103494067 isoform X2, giving the protein MEESEREIRIKTLTGESMTVSVSGNSTIDDLKLLLRRNFPSATISPNFHLFFKGTKLKPQSQISACCIDHGEFLVLIPFNKKESSKSRLRDQYELEFSVSSGTSISQFADSAWSDMVQDLSYLHGCSVEGREETVSESERASSEVGEVDAELEACCSTSSLSSKAKGKLGFGNDGLNGSLDDVLRNFSLSPTEGFLNEQTCESFIKFLESVDCLTDPRNGNCMLAKQANSRSGNKRAPNSTRGSSCLCPTWLKKIMKAFSFLNVFSMFLQLQEEIMTVSRLEQAMDQLQKRRIMFCMEDIHNLSRLCPKAVHFASGIMEDTRVHKLIIIIYLTEKNGRPKKDIDNTVSMDVTPLKRRERSFKFYLWEAIKCHMLKHGSGREMCVPFSLEALITSNETDVDGSETKRAKKSDTASSSSQSERIRCHDTSKLLPENMVEHLKKSVGPEGQIVHVNDILARKANYVEIPKELSNSVVSALKCIGVAKLYSHQARSIEASLSGKHVAVATMTSSGKSLCYNLPVLEAMSQDVSSCALYLFPTKALAQDQLRSLLVMMKGFIHNLNIGVYDGDTSQADRILLRDNARLLITNPDMLHVSILPHHRQFSRILSNLRFIVIDEAHTYKGAFGCHTALILRRLRRICSHVYGSDPSFIFCTATSANPREHCMELGNLSSLELIDNDGSPSARKLFLLWNPALKSYQRGIDSPQSTKKNISFKNPSPIMDIARLFAEMVQHGLRCIAFCKTRKLCELVLCYTREILKESAPHLVQSVCAYRAGYTAEDRRRIESDFFGGNLCGVAATNALELGIDVGHIDATLHLGFPGSIASLWQQAGRAGRREKTSLSVYVAFEGPLDQYFMKHPEKLFGSPIECCHIDAENQQVLEQHLLCAAYEHPVCVAYDQSFFGPGLNNALMSLKNRGDLIPEPSCGSSKSIWNYIGQEKMPSRSVSIRAIEAERYKVVDQRRNEVLEEIEESKAFFQVYEGAVYMHQGRTYLVKSLNLSTMLAFCEEADLKYYTKTRDYTDIHVIGGNLAYPKRAPNIPPPKTTAQANDCRVTTTWFGFYRIQKGSNQILDSVDLSLPKYSYNSQAVWIPVPQSIKEEVKRKNFDFRAGLHAASHALLNVVPLRIICNMSDLAPECANPHDTRYFPERILLYDQHPGGTGMSLQIQPVFIELLNAAFELLTSCRCLGETGCPNCVQSLACHEYNEVLHKDAASLIIKGVLDAEKAYCR; this is encoded by the exons ATGGAGGAGAGTGAGAGGGAAATTAGAATCAAAACCTTAACCGGAGAATCCATGACTGTTTCCGTCTCCGGCAACAGCACAATCGATGACCTCAAACTTCTACTCAGGCGGAATTTCCCCTCCGCAACCATTTCCCCCAATTTCCACCTATTTTTCAAG GGTACTAAATTGAAACCACAGAGTCAAATTAGTGCGTGTTGCATTGACCATGGCGAATTTCTAGTTCTCATTCCGTTTAATAAAAAGGAGTCTTCCAAGTCTCGGCTACGTGATCAATATGAACTAGAGTTCAGTGTTTCGAGCGGAACCTCAATTTCTCAATTCGCTGATTCTGCATGGTCCGATATGGTGCAGGATTTATCGTATTTACATGGCTGTTCTGTTGAAGGGAGGGAGGAAACTGTCTCTGAGAGTGAGAGAGCGAGTTCTGAAGTCGGAGAGGTGGATGCTGAACTGGAAGCGTGTTGTAGTACTAGTTCTTTGAGTTCAAAAGCCAAAGGAAAACTGGGTTTTGGTAATGATGGGTTGAATGGGAGTTTAGATGACGTTTTGAGGAACTTTTCGTTGTCTCCTACTGAGGGGTTTCTAAATGAACAAACCTGTGAAAGCTTTATTAAGTTTTTGGAATCGGTGGATTGTTTAACAGACCCACGTAATGGGAATTGTATGTTGGCAAAACAAGCTAATTCACGAAGTGGTAACAAAAGAGCTCCAAATAGCACACGTGGTTCTTCATGTCTATGTCCAACATGGTTGAAGAAGATAATGAAGGCATTTTCTTTCTTGAATGTTTTTTCTATGTTTCTTCAACTACAAGAGGAAATTATGACTGTAAGTCGATTGGAGCAAGCAATGGACCAGCTGCAGAAACGTAGAATTATGTTTTGTATGGAGGACATACATAACCTCTCTCGTCTGTGTCCCAAG GCAGTACATTTTGCAAGTGGCATAATGGAAGATACTCGTGTTCATAAgcttatcattattatttatttgaccGAAAAAAATGGTCGACCAAAAAAGGACATTGACAATACTG TGTCAATGGATGTCACTCCACTGAAGAGACGGGAAAGATCctttaaattttatctttggGAGGCAATTAAGTGCCATATG CTTAAACATGGAAGCGGAAGAGAGATGTGTGTGCCTTTTTCTTTGGAAGCTTTAATCACATCAAATGAGACAGATGTGGATGGAAGTGAAACAAAGCGAGCAAAGAAAAGTGATACGGCTTCTTCAAGTTCTCAATCAGAACGAATACGATGTCAT GATACTTCAAAACTCTTGCCTGAGAATATGGTTGAACATCTTAAAAAGAGTGTTGGACCTGAGGGCCAG ATAGTGCACGTCAATGATATCTTGGCTAGGAAAGCTAATTATGTGGAAATTCCGAAGGAACTTTCAAATAGTGTTGTATCGGCACTCAAATGTATTGGAGTAGCAAAATTGTATAGCCATCAG GCGCGGTCAATAGAAGCCTCCCTATCTGGAAAGCATGTTGCTGTTGCTACAATGACGTCGAGTGGGAAATCTCTTTGCTATAACTTGCCAGTTCTTGAAGCAATGTCTCAAGATGTCTCATCGTGTGCTCTTTACTTATTTCCTACTAAG GCCTTAGCTCAAGATCAACTCCGAAGCTTGCTCGTCATGATGAAAGGATTTATTCATAACCTTAACATTGGCGTTTATGATGGGGATACATCGCAGGCTGACAGGATATTGTTGCGTGATAATGCTAGGCTG TTAATAACAAATCCAGATATGCTACATGTATCAATCCTGCCACACCACAGACAATTTAGTAGAATATTATCAAATCTTCG GTTTATAGTCATTGATGAGGCTCATACTTATAAGGGAGCATTTGGATGTCATACTGCATTAATACTACGGAGACTTCGCCGAATATGCTCTCATG TGTATGGAAGTGATCCTTCCTTTATATTCTGCACAGCGACCTCTGCAAATCCCCGCGAACATTGTATG GAACTTGGAAATCTGTCAAGCTTAGAGCTGATTGACAACGATGGAAGTCCTTCTGCCAGAAAACTTTTCCTCCTCTGGAATCCT GCCTTGAAAAGTTATCAGAGAGGTATTGATTCTCCTCAAAGTACAAAAAAGAACATTTCATTCAAAAATCCAAG CCCAATTATGGACATTGCAAGGCTCTTTGCCGAAATGGTTCAGCATGGACTTCGCTGCATTGCTTTTTGTAAAACTCGCAAACTTTGTGAGCTTGTTTTATGCTACAC GCGTGAAATTCTTAAGGAGAGTGCACCTCATCTGGTTCAGTCTGTGTGTGCTTATCGTGCTGGATATACTGCTGAG GATAGGAGGAGAATTGAGAGTGACTTTTTTGGGGGAAACCTTTGTGGTGTTGCTGCTACAAATGCCCTTGAATTGGGTATTGATGTAGGCCATATTGATGCGACTCTGCATCTGGGTTTTCCCGGCAGTATTGCTAG CTTGTGGCAGCAAGCAGGCAGGGCAGGAAGGAGAGAAAAAACCTCTCTTTCTGTGTATGTGGCATTTGAAGGGCCTCTTGATCAATATTTCATGAAACACCCTGAAAAACTTTTTGGGAGCCCAATTGAGTGCTGCCATATTGATGCTGAAAACCAACAG GTTCTTGAACAGCATTTGTTATGTGCTGCATATGAACATCCAGTATGTGTGGCTTATGATCAGAGTTTTTTTGGTCCTGGCTTAAACAATGCCCTAATGTCTCTGAAAAATAGAGGCGATTTGATTCCTGAGCCATcatgtggctcatccaaaagtATATGGAACTATATTGGGCAAGAg aAAATGCCTTCCCGCTCAGTTAGTATCCGAGCCATTGAAGCAGAGAGATACAAAGTTGTAGACCAGCGTCGAAATGAAGTTCTCGAAGAGATTGAGGAAAGCAAGGCTTTCTTTCAG GTTTATGAAGGTGCTGTTTATATGCATCAAGGGAGAACTTATCTTGTCAAAAGCTTGAATTTGTCGACTATGCTTGCTTTCTGTGAAGAAGCTGATCTAAAATATTACACAAAAACACGCGATTACACTGACATTCATGTTATTGGTGGTAATTTG GCCTATCCTAAGAGGGCTCCAAATATTCCACCCCCAAAGACAACTGCACAAGCAAATGACTGCAGAGTTACCACCACTTGGTTTGGTTTCTATCGAATACAAAAAGGAAGCAATCAAATTCTTGACTCTGTGGATCTCTCACTTCCAAAATATTCATATAACTCTCAG GCAGTCTGGATTCCAGTGCCACAATCAATAAAAGAAGAGGTGAAAAGGAAAAACTTTGACTTTCGTGCAGGCTTGCATGCTGCTTCACATGCCCTTCTGAATGTCGTGCCATT ACGCATAATATGCAACATGTCAGACTTGGCTCCTGAATGTGCAAATCCTCATGATACTCGCTATTTTCCAGAAAGAATTCTATTGTATGATCAACATCCTGGAGGAACTGGTATGTCTCTGCAG ATCCAACCCGTTTTCATAGAGCTGTTGAATGCTGCTTTTGAACTTCTCACCTCTTGCCGCTGCTTAGGAGAGACAGGCTGCCCTAATTGTGTCCAA AGTCTGGCCTGTCACGAATACAATGAGGTTTTACACAAGGATGCAGCCAGTTTAATCATCAAG GGTGTTCTGGATGCAGAGAAAGCATATTGCAG GTAA
- the LOC103494067 gene encoding uncharacterized protein LOC103494067 isoform X3, protein MEESEREIRIKTLTGESMTVSVSGNSTIDDLKLLLRRNFPSATISPNFHLFFKGTKLKPQSQISACCIDHGEFLVLIPFNKKESSKSRLRDQYELEFSVSSGTSISQFADSAWSDMVQDLSYLHGCSVEGREETVSESERASSEVGEVDAELEACCSTSSLSSKAKGKLGFGNDGLNGSLDDVLRNFSLSPTEGFLNEQTCESFIKFLESVDCLTDPRNGNCMLAKQANSRSGNKRAPNSTRGSSCLCPTWLKKIMKAFSFLNVFSMFLQLQEEIMTVSRLEQAMDQLQKRRIMFCMEDIHNLSRLCPKAVHFASGIMEDTRVHKLIIIIYLTEKNGRPKKDIDNTVSMDVTPLKRRERSFKFYLWEAIKCHMLKHGSGREMCVPFSLEALITSNETDVDGSETKRAKKSDTASSSSQSERIRCHDTSKLLPENMVEHLKKSVGPEGQIVHVNDILARKANYVEIPKELSNSVVSALKCIGVAKLYSHQARSIEASLSGKHVAVATMTSSGKSLCYNLPVLEAMSQDVSSCALYLFPTKALAQDQLRSLLVMMKGFIHNLNIGVYDGDTSQADRILLRDNARLLITNPDMLHVSILPHHRQFSRILSNLRFIVIDEAHTYKGAFGCHTALILRRLRRICSHVYGSDPSFIFCTATSANPREHCMELGNLSSLELIDNDGLEKLSESPIMDIARLFAEMVQHGLRCIAFCKTRKLCELVLCYTREILKESAPHLVQSVCAYRAGYTAEDRRRIESDFFGGNLCGVAATNALELGIDVGHIDATLHLGFPGSIASLWQQAGRAGRREKTSLSVYVAFEGPLDQYFMKHPEKLFGSPIECCHIDAENQQVLEQHLLCAAYEHPVCVAYDQSFFGPGLNNALMSLKNRGDLIPEPSCGSSKSIWNYIGQEKMPSRSVSIRAIEAERYKVVDQRRNEVLEEIEESKAFFQVYEGAVYMHQGRTYLVKSLNLSTMLAFCEEADLKYYTKTRDYTDIHVIGGNLAYPKRAPNIPPPKTTAQANDCRVTTTWFGFYRIQKGSNQILDSVDLSLPKYSYNSQAVWIPVPQSIKEEVKRKNFDFRAGLHAASHALLNVVPLRIICNMSDLAPECANPHDTRYFPERILLYDQHPGGTGMSLQIQPVFIELLNAAFELLTSCRCLGETGCPNCVQSLACHEYNEVLHKDAASLIIKGVLDAEKAYCR, encoded by the exons ATGGAGGAGAGTGAGAGGGAAATTAGAATCAAAACCTTAACCGGAGAATCCATGACTGTTTCCGTCTCCGGCAACAGCACAATCGATGACCTCAAACTTCTACTCAGGCGGAATTTCCCCTCCGCAACCATTTCCCCCAATTTCCACCTATTTTTCAAG GGTACTAAATTGAAACCACAGAGTCAAATTAGTGCGTGTTGCATTGACCATGGCGAATTTCTAGTTCTCATTCCGTTTAATAAAAAGGAGTCTTCCAAGTCTCGGCTACGTGATCAATATGAACTAGAGTTCAGTGTTTCGAGCGGAACCTCAATTTCTCAATTCGCTGATTCTGCATGGTCCGATATGGTGCAGGATTTATCGTATTTACATGGCTGTTCTGTTGAAGGGAGGGAGGAAACTGTCTCTGAGAGTGAGAGAGCGAGTTCTGAAGTCGGAGAGGTGGATGCTGAACTGGAAGCGTGTTGTAGTACTAGTTCTTTGAGTTCAAAAGCCAAAGGAAAACTGGGTTTTGGTAATGATGGGTTGAATGGGAGTTTAGATGACGTTTTGAGGAACTTTTCGTTGTCTCCTACTGAGGGGTTTCTAAATGAACAAACCTGTGAAAGCTTTATTAAGTTTTTGGAATCGGTGGATTGTTTAACAGACCCACGTAATGGGAATTGTATGTTGGCAAAACAAGCTAATTCACGAAGTGGTAACAAAAGAGCTCCAAATAGCACACGTGGTTCTTCATGTCTATGTCCAACATGGTTGAAGAAGATAATGAAGGCATTTTCTTTCTTGAATGTTTTTTCTATGTTTCTTCAACTACAAGAGGAAATTATGACTGTAAGTCGATTGGAGCAAGCAATGGACCAGCTGCAGAAACGTAGAATTATGTTTTGTATGGAGGACATACATAACCTCTCTCGTCTGTGTCCCAAG GCAGTACATTTTGCAAGTGGCATAATGGAAGATACTCGTGTTCATAAgcttatcattattatttatttgaccGAAAAAAATGGTCGACCAAAAAAGGACATTGACAATACTG TGTCAATGGATGTCACTCCACTGAAGAGACGGGAAAGATCctttaaattttatctttggGAGGCAATTAAGTGCCATATG CTTAAACATGGAAGCGGAAGAGAGATGTGTGTGCCTTTTTCTTTGGAAGCTTTAATCACATCAAATGAGACAGATGTGGATGGAAGTGAAACAAAGCGAGCAAAGAAAAGTGATACGGCTTCTTCAAGTTCTCAATCAGAACGAATACGATGTCAT GATACTTCAAAACTCTTGCCTGAGAATATGGTTGAACATCTTAAAAAGAGTGTTGGACCTGAGGGCCAG ATAGTGCACGTCAATGATATCTTGGCTAGGAAAGCTAATTATGTGGAAATTCCGAAGGAACTTTCAAATAGTGTTGTATCGGCACTCAAATGTATTGGAGTAGCAAAATTGTATAGCCATCAG GCGCGGTCAATAGAAGCCTCCCTATCTGGAAAGCATGTTGCTGTTGCTACAATGACGTCGAGTGGGAAATCTCTTTGCTATAACTTGCCAGTTCTTGAAGCAATGTCTCAAGATGTCTCATCGTGTGCTCTTTACTTATTTCCTACTAAG GCCTTAGCTCAAGATCAACTCCGAAGCTTGCTCGTCATGATGAAAGGATTTATTCATAACCTTAACATTGGCGTTTATGATGGGGATACATCGCAGGCTGACAGGATATTGTTGCGTGATAATGCTAGGCTG TTAATAACAAATCCAGATATGCTACATGTATCAATCCTGCCACACCACAGACAATTTAGTAGAATATTATCAAATCTTCG GTTTATAGTCATTGATGAGGCTCATACTTATAAGGGAGCATTTGGATGTCATACTGCATTAATACTACGGAGACTTCGCCGAATATGCTCTCATG TGTATGGAAGTGATCCTTCCTTTATATTCTGCACAGCGACCTCTGCAAATCCCCGCGAACATTGTATG GAACTTGGAAATCTGTCAAGCTTAGAGCTGATTGACAACGAT GGCCTTGAAAAGTTATCAGAGAG CCCAATTATGGACATTGCAAGGCTCTTTGCCGAAATGGTTCAGCATGGACTTCGCTGCATTGCTTTTTGTAAAACTCGCAAACTTTGTGAGCTTGTTTTATGCTACAC GCGTGAAATTCTTAAGGAGAGTGCACCTCATCTGGTTCAGTCTGTGTGTGCTTATCGTGCTGGATATACTGCTGAG GATAGGAGGAGAATTGAGAGTGACTTTTTTGGGGGAAACCTTTGTGGTGTTGCTGCTACAAATGCCCTTGAATTGGGTATTGATGTAGGCCATATTGATGCGACTCTGCATCTGGGTTTTCCCGGCAGTATTGCTAG CTTGTGGCAGCAAGCAGGCAGGGCAGGAAGGAGAGAAAAAACCTCTCTTTCTGTGTATGTGGCATTTGAAGGGCCTCTTGATCAATATTTCATGAAACACCCTGAAAAACTTTTTGGGAGCCCAATTGAGTGCTGCCATATTGATGCTGAAAACCAACAG GTTCTTGAACAGCATTTGTTATGTGCTGCATATGAACATCCAGTATGTGTGGCTTATGATCAGAGTTTTTTTGGTCCTGGCTTAAACAATGCCCTAATGTCTCTGAAAAATAGAGGCGATTTGATTCCTGAGCCATcatgtggctcatccaaaagtATATGGAACTATATTGGGCAAGAg aAAATGCCTTCCCGCTCAGTTAGTATCCGAGCCATTGAAGCAGAGAGATACAAAGTTGTAGACCAGCGTCGAAATGAAGTTCTCGAAGAGATTGAGGAAAGCAAGGCTTTCTTTCAG GTTTATGAAGGTGCTGTTTATATGCATCAAGGGAGAACTTATCTTGTCAAAAGCTTGAATTTGTCGACTATGCTTGCTTTCTGTGAAGAAGCTGATCTAAAATATTACACAAAAACACGCGATTACACTGACATTCATGTTATTGGTGGTAATTTG GCCTATCCTAAGAGGGCTCCAAATATTCCACCCCCAAAGACAACTGCACAAGCAAATGACTGCAGAGTTACCACCACTTGGTTTGGTTTCTATCGAATACAAAAAGGAAGCAATCAAATTCTTGACTCTGTGGATCTCTCACTTCCAAAATATTCATATAACTCTCAG GCAGTCTGGATTCCAGTGCCACAATCAATAAAAGAAGAGGTGAAAAGGAAAAACTTTGACTTTCGTGCAGGCTTGCATGCTGCTTCACATGCCCTTCTGAATGTCGTGCCATT ACGCATAATATGCAACATGTCAGACTTGGCTCCTGAATGTGCAAATCCTCATGATACTCGCTATTTTCCAGAAAGAATTCTATTGTATGATCAACATCCTGGAGGAACTGGTATGTCTCTGCAG ATCCAACCCGTTTTCATAGAGCTGTTGAATGCTGCTTTTGAACTTCTCACCTCTTGCCGCTGCTTAGGAGAGACAGGCTGCCCTAATTGTGTCCAA AGTCTGGCCTGTCACGAATACAATGAGGTTTTACACAAGGATGCAGCCAGTTTAATCATCAAG GGTGTTCTGGATGCAGAGAAAGCATATTGCAG GTAA